The following are encoded in a window of Citrobacter freundii genomic DNA:
- the hybE gene encoding hydrogenase-2 assembly chaperone: protein MSEEFLGFQTAPKAQIQAAFEEVARRSMHDLSFLHPNMPVYVSDFTLFEGQWTGCVITPWMLSALIFPGPDQIWPLRKVSEKMGLRLPYGEMTFTVGELDGVSQYLSCSLMSPLSHSMSAQEGVRLTDDCAKMLLSLPVTDPNAPQLGRRALLLGRRSCENA from the coding sequence ATGTCTGAAGAGTTTTTAGGCTTTCAGACAGCCCCAAAAGCGCAGATTCAGGCCGCGTTTGAAGAGGTAGCCCGCCGTTCGATGCACGATCTCTCGTTCCTGCATCCGAATATGCCGGTGTATGTCTCTGATTTTACGCTGTTTGAAGGCCAGTGGACGGGGTGTGTGATCACGCCCTGGATGCTGAGCGCGCTGATTTTTCCTGGGCCAGATCAGATCTGGCCCCTGCGAAAAGTCAGCGAGAAAATGGGGCTGCGTTTACCGTATGGTGAGATGACATTTACCGTAGGCGAGCTAGATGGAGTATCGCAATACCTGTCCTGTTCGTTAATGTCGCCGCTTTCGCACAGCATGTCGGCACAAGAGGGTGTCCGCCTGACTGACGATTGCGCAAAAATGTTGTTATCGCTGCCGGTGACCGATCCGAACGCACCGCAACTTGGTCGTCGCGCGTTGCTGTTGGGCCGTCGGAGCTGTGAAAATGCATGA
- the hypA gene encoding hydrogenase maturation nickel metallochaperone HypA translates to MHELSLCQSAVEIIQQQAEQHDVKRVTGVWLEIGALSCVEESAVRFSFDIVCQGTVAQGCALHIEYKPAQAWCWDCSQVVEITQHDAQCPRCQGDRLRVESGDSLKVKSIEVE, encoded by the coding sequence ATGCATGAGTTGTCGCTTTGCCAGAGCGCCGTTGAGATTATTCAGCAGCAGGCAGAGCAGCACGATGTTAAACGTGTTACCGGCGTTTGGCTGGAAATTGGCGCGCTCTCCTGCGTTGAGGAGAGCGCCGTTCGTTTCAGTTTTGACATCGTCTGTCAGGGCACGGTCGCGCAGGGATGTGCATTGCACATTGAATACAAACCCGCTCAGGCCTGGTGCTGGGATTGCAGTCAGGTTGTGGAAATTACCCAGCATGATGCGCAATGTCCACGTTGTCAGGGCGATCGTTTGCGGGTTGAAAGCGGCGATTCACTGAAAGTGAAAAGTATTGAAGTCGAATAG
- the hybG gene encoding hydrogenase maturation factor HybG has protein sequence MCIGVPGQVLTVGEDIHQLAQVEVCGIKRDVNIALICEGDPAELVGQWVLVHVGFAMSIIDEDEAKATLDALRRMDYDVTSA, from the coding sequence ATGTGTATTGGAGTCCCGGGTCAGGTTCTGACCGTCGGTGAAGATATTCACCAGCTTGCGCAGGTTGAAGTTTGCGGTATCAAGCGCGATGTCAACATTGCCCTGATTTGTGAAGGCGATCCGGCTGAGCTGGTCGGGCAATGGGTACTGGTGCACGTAGGATTCGCTATGAGCATCATCGATGAAGATGAAGCCAAAGCCACGTTAGATGCGTTACGCCGCATGGATTACGACGTCACCAGCGCGTGA
- the yghU gene encoding glutathione-dependent disulfide-bond oxidoreductase — protein MSDNTYQPAKVWTWDKSNGGAFANINRPVSGATHEKTLPVGKHPLQLYSLGTPNGQKVTIMLEELLAQGVTGAEYDAWIIRIGDGDQFSSGFVEVNPNSKIPALRDHSQNPPVRVFESGAILLYLAEKYGYFLPQDLPKRTETLNWLFWLQGAAPFLGGGFGHFYNYAPVKIEYAINRFTMEAKRLLDVLDKQLAQHQFVAGDEYTIADMAIWPWFGNVVLGNVYDAAEFLDAGSYKHVQRWAKEVAARPAVKRGRIVNRTNGPLNEQLHERHDASDFDTNTEDKRQG, from the coding sequence ATGTCAGACAATACTTATCAGCCCGCGAAAGTCTGGACGTGGGATAAATCCAATGGCGGTGCATTCGCCAACATCAACCGTCCGGTTTCCGGTGCCACCCACGAGAAAACGCTACCGGTCGGCAAGCATCCGCTGCAGCTCTATTCGCTGGGTACGCCAAACGGTCAGAAAGTGACGATTATGCTGGAAGAGCTACTGGCGCAGGGCGTGACCGGCGCGGAATATGATGCCTGGATCATCCGTATTGGCGATGGTGACCAGTTTTCCAGCGGCTTTGTTGAGGTGAACCCAAACTCGAAGATCCCGGCACTGCGCGACCATTCGCAAAACCCACCGGTACGCGTGTTTGAGTCTGGCGCTATCCTGCTTTATCTGGCGGAGAAATATGGTTATTTCCTGCCTCAGGATTTGCCAAAACGCACTGAAACACTGAACTGGCTATTCTGGTTACAGGGCGCAGCGCCCTTCCTCGGCGGCGGTTTCGGCCACTTCTACAACTATGCGCCGGTAAAAATTGAGTACGCGATCAATCGCTTCACTATGGAAGCCAAGCGTTTACTCGACGTTCTGGATAAGCAACTGGCACAGCATCAGTTTGTGGCGGGGGATGAATATACCATTGCCGATATGGCCATTTGGCCGTGGTTTGGCAATGTGGTGCTGGGCAACGTCTATGACGCGGCAGAATTCCTTGATGCGGGGAGCTACAAACACGTTCAACGTTGGGCCAAAGAGGTTGCAGCGCGTCCGGCGGTTAAGCGTGGACGGATTGTGAACCGCACTAACGGGCCGCTGAATGAACAGCTTCATGAACGCCATGACGCCAGTGACTTCGATACCAATACCGAAGACAAACGCCAAGGCTAA